The DNA sequence TGTTTACTTGGTTGATttctacactatataaacccctcccctaaaaCCCCTTGAAGATACCGGGGAATCTCTTAATCATTGCTATTATTCTCATTATTCTCCTCCTTTTACTTACTCATTCACTCTGTTACACTCGAATATTCTGTGAAATTctgggccggctgaaagccaaggctattaAACAACCTCCttcggtgcaagcactgctcggagcccttctcgaggctcttgtgaactcttaAGCATCGGAGATCTGGGGAATGGGGTAGACTTAATATTCATATGCGATGGGTAGATAACATACCTATTGGACTTAATGatgtgtttgctatatgtgtcGTTCACTCTCTGTGTAGACTATTAGAAATTATGCCATTAGGAaaatcacacactcacacaacttgtATGCTATCAAAGCATAAGTGCTTTATTTATCCCATGTCTACTTCTATGTGTCGCTaaacagcatgcctataggaaataaatgccaataattgtCCTTCAATTTGTATAACTGCACCATGTTCATTtgatatcatgcctatagaaattttaattatttaattcgctattgcacctagaaaacatgcctataggaggtAAATATAAAAAATCGGTTCCAATCGCCAAtctttagaaatcctgcctatagggtattactACTCGATCTAAAGTGCTGATACTGGACTCTTCAAACGTTGTTTACTACTTAGCCatgccactattagaaagcatgagCAAATTCTGAGCATTTCCAATAATTTTTACTGTCCCTTACTGTATAAAACACTTAGAGATCATGCTATAGGTTTTATTAACTTACAATCTGCAATCTCAATAAATAACTTAGCAGTATCAGATACTCTCAAACTGATTATTTAGAAATCATAGGTCTAAAGTGGTGCCCTGCATCTAAGATTGTTTGCACATTTGGATCAGATcgtatagaaaccatgtctatagagcTTAATGACTACAATATTCCTAAATTCTGAAACTATCTAATGCCTAACGTAAAAatctgtttgcgtgcatttgctgTCTAActgcggaggctaacttgagccttttaaCTGTCCTTAAgtgcagtcttatttgttttgaattgtcgcctagttttaacatttttgagcatcctaagtcaagtctagaaccacccaaaaatagaggtccaaatgcctcctggaccataggcatgggacgggtagcgcacgcataaggcacgatttagaatcaactagtgcgctttaggtaataacttaaagatagtaatcgggtagcaggagataatagtctgtgcccgctgaataatacgagtaacaccctattttgagggagttacgaagtattatttatgttgcatggggtgatcctttaggctaaaaaacttaggatcccccatcttattccctttttatatttgaaTCAAGTGTTTATATTTCCTCAAagccttttaataataaaatttctcaaaCTTCTTGCTTTCTCTGTATTTATCCGACTAATTTATATAATTCAAGTtcagtcgggacccacagttgtggacctcgaagagtgtgtaacaccttctcttcgaggtaattttgaGCCTTTACCCGATCTCTGATGATGCAAACTAGTCAAACCTGAGTCATATGtgaataggtgccctaacgcaccttaaaccgttaggtggcgactctcctcttttaaatcctcctttaaaagagttgtcacatgtcgaaacccgatttttgAGAGAGAAAAATGGGGGCGCGACAAAGGTTAGGGGTAAATTCAACTCCGCAATTAATGACACAGTACGCGAAGAAGTGGAAACATTGTTGGAAAATGGCTCCGTCggggagtcgaagtacccccaatgggtcgccaacgtagtcatagtaaaaaagaagaacgacaaaTGGCGGATGTGCGTAGATTTCACTGATATGAACAAAGCTTGCCCCAAGGATTCATTTACATTATCCCATATCGACAAACTTATCGACGCAACGGCTGGGCACGAGCTACTAagtttcttggatgcctactcgggctacaatcagatcctcatggagaaggaggaccaggaaaagaccaccttcatcacccaccaggggACTTACTGCTACAGGATCATGCCCTTCAGACTAAAAAATGTGGGGGCAACCTCCCAAAGGTTGGTGTcgaagatgttcaaagaccaactcggtAAAATGATGGAAGTCTACATCAATGACATGctggtcaaatccaaaaggaaagaagatcacatcgaccacctGAGAAAAGACTTCGGCATACGACATGAAAttgaaccccgaaaaatgtgtgTTTGCGTGGcctcaggaaaattcttgggtttcctagtgTCGCAATGAGGTATCGAGGTCAATCTCGACCAAATCAAGGCTATCGAAGGAATACTAgagcacttgaccaccaaaaCACGGGTCCAGAGACTAACTGGCTGTATCGCCGCCCTTTCGAGGTTCGTTTCACGATCCTCCGATAGGTGCCATAAGTTCTTTGGCATACTCAAAAAGGAGAACGACCTCCAATGGACCCCTGAGTGCGTCCAAGccttgaaggagttaaaggtttACTTGTCCTCGCTACCGTTTCTTTCAAAACCAGAACTAGGACAACTCCTCGTCTATCTGACGTGTCCGAAGTAGCTGTGAACGCAGTCCTGGTCCAGgtaaataaaggtacgcaatctcccatttattacattagcaaaacactagtcgaCGCCGAGATAAGATACCCATATCTCGAAAAACTGGCTCTGGCcctagtcgtagcttcacgaaagcttagaccatatttccaatgccaccccatctcggtcatCACGACTTTTCCCTTAagaagcattttgcataaacccgagctatcgggcaggttggccaaatgggccatcgaactaagAGAGCATGATATTACATATCGGCCGCAAACGGCAATAAAGTCACAGGTCGTCGCCGACTTCAGTGCAAAAATAGTGCCTGAAGTTGAATAAGAAGTCGTCCACGCTTCtccccaaacacaagacctctagGTCCTGTACACCGATGGCGCGTCTAACGCGTCAGGATTTgggctgggactcgtactcgaagtcctaacaggcgaagtgattcgccagtccataagataCCCGAACATGACtaataacgaggccgagtatgaggtcgTAATTGCAGGACcgagactagcactcaaatacggggTGAAACGGCTAAGACTGCACTGCGATTCACaactcgtggtcaaccaagtcacatgGACTTTCCAAATTAAGGAGCAAAGGTTACAAAAGTACTAGACCAAAATCTGAAAGCTACTACCCGAGTTCAACGAATGTCTACTCGACCAGATCCCCCGATCACAAAACACCGAGGCGgacggcctcgccaaattagcCGCAGCCACCAAAACATTACAACCGGAAAAAGAAATGTGGCCCACCTCCTAAACTCGTCAATagatcaaatcgaggtaagaaccataaacctgacttgggactggcgcaaccgtaGTTTTACATATTTGCAGGACGACGTACTCCCCAACgataaaaaagaggccaagaagcTGCAAATGCAAGCAACCATATACAACATCATTCACAACGACCTGTACAAGAGGACATATGGCGGCCCTCTGGCGAAATGCTTAGGCCCAAATCAGACACGGCGCGTCCTTGAAGATGTACATGAAGGCCACTGTGGAGCTCACTCCGACAATCGAGCTTTAGTCAGTTGCCTCATACAGGCAGGGTATTATtagcccaccatgaaaaaggatgTTGCAGATTTCGTGAAAAAATACGAGCAATGCTAGAAGTACACCCCAATGatccaccaagcaggcgaacacctacACTCAGTAACTTTCCCTTGGTCGTTCATtaaatagggaatggacattgtgggccccctcccggcaggacgaggtaacgtacgatttctcttggttttaactgactatttctctaattgggtggaagcaggagcattcgcccaaatacgcaAACAGGAAGTGATCGCCTCATATGGAAAAACATGATATGCCGTTTCGGTCTCCCCAAAGAGACCAGCTGCGACAAACGGACCCCAATTTGCAGGAAAGAAGGTAGCtgacttttttttaaaatagcACATCAAAAGGATACTCTCAACGCCTTACCACCCCGCGGGCAACATGCAAGCggaatcctccaacaagtcaataataaacatcatgaagaagaaacttaaagacgccaagggactgtggccgaAAATTTTACCATAAATACTTTGGGCCTACCGAAAAATGCCAAAGACGAGCATAGGAGAAACGCCATACTCGCTAGTCTATGAGACTGATGCAGTAATACTGGTCGAGGTCGGGGAGCCCAGCCTAAGATACTACCGCGAAAGCGATCCCCAGAACGATAACAGTAAAATGCAGGAACTCGATGAAGTCgaggaacgaagagatatggcctacgtgagaatggtcgcccaaaagaAACAAGCAAaacgctattataacaaaaaggcaaagATGAGGCCACTCAAAGacggggactacgtgcttaaagctaaaacacaagcaagcaaagactCGCGGGAAGGCAAACAAGGAAAAAACTGGGACGGCCCCTACAAAATCACCGCAACAGAAAACAAATGGTCATTCatactagaaacaatggaaggaaagcgactaccaaacaactggaatattacacacctcaagtacttcaacttttaaaggaTGGTGTCCccaaagtcgtactctttttacctcactcgagttttgtcccaattgggttttctcgaggagatttttaacgaggcgatgacGGGGATACTTTAGGATTGAAGTCCACACATACGAAGGCACTGAACGACTAattcattgctcgacctctcaataCTTTTCCAGTTCggccaatgaagggactagatagactaggATTGGGACTGAAATACTGGCGAACGCccgaaaaatatgtaaatctctcctaagtatatgaacaaagcaCAAATACATGAAGTTTATTTCTACTCTCCCAAGcgcaggttacattcgacctcattcgaatcaacacctaatcggcgctcggccataactaagcataggttatattcgacctcattcgaatcaaTACCTAATCGGCCCCCGGCCATAACTAAGCataagttacattcgacctcgttcgaatcaacacctaatcaGCCCTCATCCATAACTAAGtataggttacattcgacctcgttcgaataaaCACCTAATCGGCCCTCAACCATAACTAAGcataggttacattcgacctcgttcgtaTCCACACCTAATTGGCCCCCGTCCATAACTAAGCATAGGGTACATTCAACCATGTTCGAATCAATACCTAATCGGCCCTCAGCCATAACTAAGcataggttacattcgacctcgttcgaatcaacacctaatcggcccccggccataactaagtataggttatattcgacctcgtgcGAATCAACATCTAATCGGCCCTCATCCATAACTAAGCATAGGTTACATTCAACCTTGTTCGAATAAATACCTAATCGTCCTTCGGCCATAACTAAGTGTAGGTTTCATTTGACCTcattcgaatcaacacctaatcaGCCCCCAGCCATAAACAAACATACGATATGTTCGACCTCGTTCAAACTAACGTCCACTAGCCCTCGGCCATGATCAAACCTAAGTTTGTTTCGACCTCGTTCAATCCCACTTAAGCTAGATCATTACGACCAAGAACACCAAGGGAACCAAGCAACAAAATCAAAAAGCATATAAACTCAAATAGAAGAAAAAAGGATCGGGTACAAATAACGAAATGGGtatttcatacttagaatatATTTGACAAGGGCTTGATAAGACGCCCACCAAAAAGCGCACAAGCCTATGGCAAcccaaaagaaggaaaaaaaaagctACTAATCGCCGCCTGGACCAGCCGAACCTTCGACCTGGTCGCGTAGACCATTGTCATCCGCCCCTTCACCGTCGCCATCAGGATACTCATCTTCATACCAGGCATCCTCTTCAATCCGGTCCATGCCCGCATCCTCCTTGTCATCACCGGCCTCCAGTGTAGCAGGATCGTAGTCGCATGTGACCCGAGCTCCACGTGCCTTAACACAAGCATCCTCCAGGATGGCCTCCGAAACGGTTCATGCCTTCATCAAATCTCTGAATATATCCAGCTAAGTCTTGGCGTGAGTCCACTCCTCGTATAAGTCTCGAGGAACATCACGGAAGTTAGAAATATGGGAAAAGGATGGTCTAGCCAATAACTGTGCCTTCTCGACCTCCAGAGCGGTGACTCGATCACAAAGTCTAGAAGCCTCTTTCTCCAACTCTATAATCCGTTCATCAAGCCACTCTTCTCTAAGTCAGGCTCGAAGAACACGGATGACGATCTCCAAAGACTCCATCTTCCTCACAACCCCTGACCGAGCTAACTCCGCCTTCTCAAGATCTGCTGCCTTCTCGGCGACCTCGCCCCTTAAAGCATCAGCTTTGAACTCACACTCCTCGAGCTCGGCGTGCAACGAGAGCACCTGGGCTTGGAGATCACCGCAATGGGACTCGACCTCTCTACTAACCTCCAACTCCTCATCTTTGTCCCTTAGCACCCCCTCGAGAACACTGCATCTTTCGATGACCTTTACCAACTCGTCATCTTTTTTCTTCAGCTCATCTCTGAGAGCTCGGAAGTTGCCGCCTTCGCCAAAATGCCTACAGATCTCGCAATGCTTACCACGGTACTCATGGTATTTTCTCTCTATCTTCAAAAAATAGCATTACGCCTCTCCTCTCTTCGGGCACTCTCaatctccaaatcacaatctgaaagaaaaagaaatagaaaacgAAGAGTAAGAATGAAACTTTGAACTCGACATACAAAAACGAAGAGGGATCGAAAAACTTACCCTAAGAGCGAGGCATGCTATGCTCCTAGATAAAGTGGCATACTTCAAATTTTCAAGGGTTTTACCCTCCATATCAGAACAGAGGggaccaagagaagggaccacATCCTCCGTGTCGAAAAGCAAATCTTCATCCATGGGGATCACAATAGTCCGTGTGGTCCCCTCCAACCTTACCTCGAGTCGGGTAAATCCTTCCCTCATCATCCTCACCTCCTGGGCATCTATATCATAGCATGTCTCGTAACATTCCTCGGCTACGCATTTTCCTTTTATGTTGGCTCTCGAAGAAGGATCCTCGGCCGGTCGCGAGGCCGATGGCTCATCCTGCCACAAGTCATCAGGGATTCTCGCCGATGGCCCTTCAAATTCCATCATGGTCTTAGGGAGAGACGTACCCTCTTCGTCTTCAGATGATGGCAGAATCACGGGCGATAATTCGGCGTTATCTTCAAGTTCTATGGTCGCCATTTCTCGGACGACAAAATACCTCATCACCGAATTCACCGCCTGGACAGCTCTTTCGCCGACGTCTACTGATCTCCTCTTGCGGGGAAGAAAATTACCACCACTAGGCGACGATTCCTCTTCATCATCTTCGTCCACCAGATGAAGCAAATGAGAAGTTGGAAACCCTGCTGACGATATGTCTGTGGGTGCAGAAGAAGACGGTATGGAAGCAACAGTAGGTGTGGTCGATGAATGAGTAGGCTTGGCCGCGACAGATGAACGAACAGAGGCAGATGACTAAGCAGGTCTAGCCGCAGTCACAGCAGGAACAGAATCTAAAGAAGAAGCGGTCTTCCTCTTGCGAAACGCGGGAGGAGGAGCCTTCGGTCTCCTCGAGGACCCTCGAACTGGAAAAACAATAATTAAGTTTTATCAATCACCAACAATGAACTATAGCGGGCGAGCAACCATATGGTCAAAAGAGGAATAAAAATAATAGATGAACTCACTAGCAAAGGAAGAAACATACTCGAACCTCTTGAGAAAGCCCGACCACTCGCGAATTCCCACCGTGTGGGGCAGAATCTGGCCAACCCAGTTAGAAATGTTCCGACCAAAGGAGGAGGCGCGATTTTTGCTGCACAAGGAAGAAAATTTGTTTAAAATTTACGGTTAAAAACAGACAAATCAAATGCCTTTCACAAAAGATAGGTACTTACGAGCGCAATTCCAGGTCTCTGGAAAGCCGTCCGCATTGGCTACCACGTCCTCGGTTCTGATGAAGAAGTAGTTGAGTCAGCACTGACGGTTCGCTTTAtagtccatcttcaccaccaagcaTCTACCCCTTAGATGGCGAATATGCAACATCGTCCCCCTATAAAAGCTAGGGGCGAAGAGATACATCAGGTGGCGGAGTGTGACCTCGACTTCGGCCAACTCGGTAAATTTCGAGAGTATCCTGATAAGCTTGTAAATTTATGGAGAGAGTTGGGTCGGGCAGACACCGTAATAGCAGAAAAATTCCTCTGCCAATGGGAGAAGGGGGAGAGTATAGCCAACCTGGAAAGGATACGCGTAAAGCGCGCAATATCGAGGATGGTGGATTTGCACCACGTCGCGCCTTGCCGGGATCAGATCGATGTGGGCAGGGATATTGAATTTTGTCCTAAGTTAAGCTAGATCGAACTCTTCTATCGCTGACTCCGAGATTTCGGGCTCAGTTTCGGGCGCCTTCAAGAAATCAGACCTATTTTTCTCACTACGGAGGACtatttcctccaccgtaggaaAGTTCTCTTCCTCAACGGCGACAGAGACCCTATCGACATGAGGGGGTATAAGCACCGCCAAAAGGATAGGATCAATTGCCATACCAGAAACAGAGGATACCTTAGTCATGTTGATTAAGGGAAGATGTTCGAGCAAGGAATTGTTAGAAGCAGCGAGAATCACTAAAAGCGGTAAGAAATTTCAAacaatagaagaagaagaagaagaagatacaaAGTTTGTTGGGTGCAAGAGATTTCGTAAAGGTTGGAACGTTACCCACACATCCCTATTTATAAGGATACAGGCATCGAAACCGAGGAACTAACCATTATTACATGGCACTATAACCGAAGCGGCAGACTCAATCAGGAGACGCGCGTGAAACAAAGCAGCGTCTCGGAAAATTGCGTCATAATGACGTCACCTTGATTTGTGGGATTTACAACCCCAGAACTTGTGGCTCACAATGGGACACGCTTCTACTCGCCCCAATCATCATACTCGCTCATATCGTCTAAATACTTCGGTCACGTTGTACAATATCCGCTCATCGAGCCCGCCTGAGGTcgacctcaataagcggagggactaactgtatatgCCAAAATCCGCCCTAAAATATTTAGGGTAATGCATCATTAAGGAGAGAATCAGTCGGGGTCGGCCAGGGGATAGCGAGGTTCGTGGTAAAGAAGGCAGTGATGGCCGAGGTCGAGCATCGTTCACAGGACAGCAACAGCTAGTTTTcgaaataggatattaaagagaatatgcACTTGTTCTATTGGGGTTTGCTAGGGATATGCGTCAAATATATAAGGGGAAAAGAAAAGGAATAGGGGTATGTAATATTcatttgataagaacactttttagAAGAAGATTCTCTCTCGGGTAAAATACAAAGATTACttttttatcaagattcttgctcatattattccacaTCTTTCCACCCGATCCGAGGATTGATCAAGCAAATCTTAGATCTAtatatcattcatcattgtcggGAAAAGATATTCGTCAAATCCATCCATTATTAGGTGAATCATTTcccttatttacttaaatatcatttattgttatttattgctaattacacctccattattgctcacactttaaaaatattttgtaCTTATTGTTATCAACCCTTTACGGGATTTGTCCCCATCTCTCACACGTTTTTAAGATTGGTATCTAGAGTTATTACCTTTAACTAGATTTAACACTttattacataaatttaatagtttagcagaaagttacactttttggtcaaacaagaATGAATTAAATCATATGAATAAATTATATGTTAAAATCAACAAATAGTGAatctaaatttatattttaaaagtataaacGGTTTAATACAAATGGCTGAGATAGTTCTGACATGTTAAGAGAAGAAGCATTGATACTCCTGTTAGGAGATGTGAGAGTTTGGCCGTGGAGAGTTTGAGAAAAggtcgaggtaggcctaagaagtaatggggagaggtgattagacaggacatggtgctgcttcagctcactgagtacatgacccttgataggaaggtgtggaggtcgaggattaagatAGAAGGTTAGTGGGTAGTTTTTAGTGTTCATCGATAGTCTTAGTAGCACGCATGTCCCTTCTtattcttagatttttattacgttatgtggttttgtttgcctcaggtattgtattccttgttgctattatttggtactacttatcctttatctctccctttttcttttctcttccttctttcttcctttattgctttcctcttcttcttcttaccCTTCCTGAGCTAATGATCTATTGAAAACAGCTTCTCTACCTGCAttaggtagaggtaaggtctgcgtacagactaccctccccataccccacttgttGGGAACATACTGAGTTTATTATTGTTATAATACTAAAAACGTTCCTCAACGGCGACAGAGACCCTATCGATGTGAGGGGGTATAAGCACCGCCAAAAGGGTATTATCAATTGCCATACCAGAAACAGAGGATACCTTAGTCATGTTGATTAAGGGAACATGTTCGAGCAAGGAATTGTTAGAAGCAGCGAGAATCACTAAAAGCGGTAAGAAGTTTCAAacaatagaagaagaagaagttataAAGTTTGTTGGGTGCAAGAGGTTTCGTAAAGGTTGGAACGTTACCCACGCATCCCTATTTATAAGGATACAGGCATCGAAACCGAGGAACTAACCATTATTATATGGCACTATAACCGAAGCGGCAGACTCAATCAGGAGACGCGCGCGAAACAAAGTAGCGTCTCGGAAAATTGCGTCATAATGACGTCACCTTGATTTGTGGGATTTACAACCCCAGAACTTGTGGCTCACAATGGGACACGCTTCTACTCGCCCCAATCATCATACTCGCTCATATCGACTAAATACTTCGGTCACGTTGTACAATATCCGCTCATCGAGCCCGCCTGAGGTcgacctcaataagcggagggactaactgtatatgCCAAAATCCGCCCTAAAATATTTAGGGTAATGCATCATTAAGGAGAGAATCAGTCGGGGTCGGCCAGGGGATAGCGAGGTTCGTGGTAAAGAAGGCAGTGATGGCCGAGGTCGAGCATCGTTCACAGGACAGCAACAGCTAGTTTTcgaaataggatattaaagagaatatgcACTTGTTCTATTGGGGTTTGCTAGGGATATGCGTCAAATATATAAGGGGAAAAGAAAAGGAATAGGGGTATGTAATATTcatttgataagaacactttttagAAGAAGATTCTCTCTCGGGTAAAATACAAAGATTACttttttatcaagattcttgctcatattattccacaTCTTTCCACCCGATCCGAGGATTGATCAAGCAAATCTTAGATCTAtatat is a window from the Nicotiana tomentosiformis chromosome 10, ASM39032v3, whole genome shotgun sequence genome containing:
- the LOC138899684 gene encoding uncharacterized protein, with the protein product MPKTSIGETPYSLVYETDAVILVEVGEPSLRYYRESDPQNDNSKMQELDEVEERRDMAYVRMVAQKKQAKRYYNKKAKMRPLKDGDYVLKAKTQASKDSREGKQGKNWDGPYKITATENKWSFILETMEGKRLPNNWNITHLKYFNF